In one window of Henckelia pumila isolate YLH828 chromosome 1, ASM3356847v2, whole genome shotgun sequence DNA:
- the LOC140863809 gene encoding RNA-binding KH domain-containing protein PEPPER-like — translation MRSKSALSTSVEFSGGALRCGDYVTLLKVGDSNQEVGDFCFDFLQICLRSANHASSDERVVDLQGEAVKVLKGLEAVVGHLRKFLVDHTVLPLFEKSYNAPATQERQVEAWAEKTSLHTTPQTSLGSDYSVSPKRDSLFLDRERELESRLSSSRLSVYGVYHGLGSRPSAIGHSGGPIVTQVAQTMQEPLSYAEDIIGVQGANIDYIRRTSGAILTVQESRGLHDEITVEIKGTSSQVQLAQQLIQDFTSGHREQLQGTYGKLESSL, via the exons ATGCGAAGTAAAAGTGCACTTTCTACTTCG GTTGAATTTTCTGGTGGTGCATTACGTTGCGGGGACTATGTGACTCTGCTCAAAGTTGGTGATTCAAACCAAGAAGTTGGTGATTTTTGCTTTGATTT TTTGCAAATCTGCCTTCGATCTGCAAATCATGCTAGTTCCGATGAAAGGGTTGTTGATTTACAAGGAGAAGCTGTCAAAGTCCTAAAAGGCTTGGAAGCTGTGGTGGGTCACCTGAGAAAGTTTTTGGTGGATCACACAGTTCTTCCTTTATTTGAGAAGAGT TATAATGCTCCGGCGACGCAAGAACGACAAGTAGAAGCTTGGGCTGAGAAAACATCACTGCATACTACCCCACAAACGTCACTAGGTTCCGATTACTCTGTTTCTCCAAAGCGGGATTCACTCTTCCTTGACCGTGAAAGAGAGCTAGAATCCCGTTTGAGTTCGTCCAGACTTTCAGTGTATGGAGTATATCATGGACTTGGAAGTCGCCCTTCAGCAATAGGACATTCTGGCGGGCCTATTGTCACTCAG GTTGCACAGACAATGCAAGAACCACTTTCTTATGCAGAGGATATAATTGGAGTTCAGGGAGCAAATATTGATTACATTAGACGCACTAGTGGTGCCATTCTAACTGTGCAAGAGAGTAGGGGTCTGCATGATGAAATCACCGTGGAGATAAAAGGAACCTCTTCACAAGTTCAACTAGCCCAGCAACTTATCCAG GACTTTACCAGTGGTCACAGAGAGCAACTTCAGGGGACCTATGGAAAGCTAGAATCCAGTTTATGA
- the LOC140890159 gene encoding AT-hook motif nuclear-localized protein 20-like: MISESSSIKIVKQVILSILMANIPWWTGGQMGLQGVDEQASMMGNNKREMNLSINEKISGGGGDEDDEDDKDNSDEPREGAVEVGNRRPRGRPPGSKNKPKPPIFVTRDSPNALRSHIMEVSGGTDVAESIAQFARRRQRGVCVLSGSGCVANVTIRQPSATSAAVALQGRFEILSLTGAFLPGPAPPGATGLTVYLSGGQGQVVGGSVVGPLVAAGPVMVVAATFTNATYERLPLEEDDEAGGSAQAPPPSGGGGGVSPPGIGAQQQHGMADHSISLPIYNLTPNLLPNNGQLNHDSYAWNHPRPPY, from the coding sequence atGATTAGTGAATCATCATCGATCAAGATAGTCAAACAAGTCATTTTATCGATCTTGATGGCGAATATTCCATGGTGGACCGGCGGCCAGATGGGGTTGCAAGGAGTTGATGAGCAAGCATCTATGATGGGCAATAATAAGCGTGAAATGAACCTTTCGATCAACGAGAAGATCAGCGGCGGCGGCGGAGACGAAGACGACGAAGACGACAAGGACAACAGCGACGAGCCGAGGGAAGGAGCCGTCGAGGTGGGCAACCGCCGCCCCCGCGGCAGGCCTCCGGGATCCAAGAACAAGCCCAAGCCACCGATTTTCGTGACACGCGACAGCCCCAACGCGCTCCGCAGCCACATCATGGAGGTTTCCGGCGGCACCGACGTGGCGGAGAGCATAGCTCAGTTCGCTCGCCGCCGGCAGCGTGGCGTTTGCGTGCTCAGCGGCAGCGGTTGCGTCGCCAACGTTACTATACGTCAGCCCTCCGCCACCTCGGCGGCCGTCGCTCTCCAAGGCCGCTTCGAAATCCTTTCTCTGACGGGGGCTTTTCTTCCCGGTCCAGCTCCGCCCGGGGCCACCGGTCTGACGGTTTATCTGTCCGGCGGGCAGGGCCAGGTGGTGGGCGGAAGCGTTGTCGGTCCTCTGGTGGCGGCAGGTCCTGTTATGGTGGTTGCGGCCACGTTTACAAACGCTACTTATGAAAGATTACCtcttgaagaagatgatgaagctGGTGGCTCAGCTCAGGCGCCGCCTCCCAGCGGCGGAGGAGGCGGTGTTTCTCCTCCGGGGATCGGGGCGCAGCAGCAGCATGGGATGGCTGACCATTCTATATCTTTGCCCATCTACAATTTGACCCCAAATTTACTGCCAAATAATGGACAACTGAATCATGATTCATATGCCTGGAATCATCCTAGGCCACCATATTAA